In Bernardetia litoralis DSM 6794, the genomic window AGTAGAAGTTGATTTCTATATCAAAATTAATTCAATGGATGAAGATATTCGTCGTGTGGCGAGTGCTGTTGGATGTGAAAGAGCTTCTGATATTGAAATCCTTAGAGAGCTTTTTGAAGCAAAATTTTCAGATGCTTTAAAAACAGCTGGTTCAAAACTTACCTTTGATTCGCTTTACCAAAATCGTATAGAATTTAAAGAGGAAATTAAGAAGGCATTGGGAGAAGAAGATGAAAAAGATGTTATTTTGAATGGATACAAACTTGATGATGTAGCAATTCAATACTTAGAACAACTTCCATTATCTCAACATGATGACCAAAATGTTTTGGACTCTCAAGGTATCAAAGAAATTGCGCAACGAACAGCATCACAAGCAGAGGCTGCCAATCTTCGTTTACGTGAAAAAGAAGTGCGTATTGCAGAGCAAAATCAAGCTGCCGAAACTCGTCAGTTAGAGATTACGCAAGATTTGGAATTTAAAGGCGAAAGACAAAAACGTGAAATTGCTGAAACTATATCTAAGGAAAATGCTTTAGCCGAAAAAACGAAACAAGAGCAAGAATCTATTGAGCAACAAGCTGTAATTGCTAGAGAATTAGCAATTAGTTTGGCAAATCAAAAGAAGGAAGAGCAATCTATTGTAGCTACAAAACTAAGAGAGCAAGCTGTTAGTGTAGCAGATGAAAACAAAGAAAAAGAGATTGAACTGGCTCGTATTCGTAGAGAAAGTGAAGTAGCAGAGCAGTTGCGTGAAAAACTCAAAATGTTAGAAGAAACAGCAAAACAAGAAGCCGAAAAAATCAGAGCAGAAGAGCAAGCACGCACTGTACAAGCTGTTGAGGTGGCAAATCGTGATAAAGAAATTGAAGTTATTAAGGCAAAACAAGAAGCAGAAACACAACTTACCAACCAACGTGTAGAAGCTGATATTAAAGCCTATAATTTGATTAAAAATGCACAATCAAAACAAGAAGCTGCTGATTTGGATTTGAAAACGGCTGACAAACAAGCTCAAATTGAGGTTATTGAAGCTGACAAAGAAGCCAAAAAAGAATTGATTGCTTTTAATGTTGATGTAGATGCAGAATCATATCGTTTGAGAACAGTTGCACAAGCAAAATTAGAAGCTGCCGAACTAG contains:
- a CDS encoding flotillin family protein codes for the protein MNAIILQSNGVNGMPTFIFVAGGAILFLVFLVALLRAFLKKSSPGTALVKTGFGLQKASISTSSAIVIPLLHRIETIDLTVKTVRIRRREHESLSCKDGIRAEVEVDFYIKINSMDEDIRRVASAVGCERASDIEILRELFEAKFSDALKTAGSKLTFDSLYQNRIEFKEEIKKALGEEDEKDVILNGYKLDDVAIQYLEQLPLSQHDDQNVLDSQGIKEIAQRTASQAEAANLRLREKEVRIAEQNQAAETRQLEITQDLEFKGERQKREIAETISKENALAEKTKQEQESIEQQAVIARELAISLANQKKEEQSIVATKLREQAVSVADENKEKEIELARIRRESEVAEQLREKLKMLEETAKQEAEKIRAEEQARTVQAVEVANRDKEIEVIKAKQEAETQLTNQRVEADIKAYNLIKNAQSKQEAADLDLKTADKQAQIEVIEADKEAKKELIAFNVDVDAESYRLRTVAQAKLEAAELESKAADLQAQTIKQIGEAEAQALMLKIEAQNKVGKNLILADAIKELIPLLPIIMEKLMAPAEKIDSIKFLNINGMQGAAGQNGGSAATGGIGGFGGNGSSPMQSIMGTVMGVGMAVPMLKEVVKTIKSDNEYGDVLEMVSSIPGGEKLLSFIENFNEAEKAKEEEEKKDDDIASDVEYL